The region GATGCTCTGGACAAATTCACCAACCGTCGTCCCAATCTTTTTTCCGACGGCTTGAATGTTTTGCATAATCGTATCCTGTTGGGCGGCGCTTAAACTTTTAAACATCCCGGCCAAATCTTTGTAAATCGGGATGATTTGGTCGGCGATGAACGTCTCCATGTACGTGATCAATGCTTGAAATTTTTCCGGCACGACGCGGGCTAAATATTGCGTTCCCGAAACGATTTCGGCAACAAGAAGCGTGACTAAGCCGGCGACCGCGGCAAACAACATGATGAGCGTGACGCTGACCGCGAGCCAGCGCGGCATTTTCGCTTTCCGCTCCAAAGCATCGACAAGCGGGTTGATGATCATCGCGATGAAAAAGGCGATGATGAACGGATACGTCACCGTCGCGATGTAATACGCAGCGACGGCGCCGAGCGCGACAGCGGCGATGACAAGAAAAAAGCGCAAAAAGCGATCAACATAAACTCGGGACAATGTTTCACCTCCAACGACGTTCCATATTGATATATTACACGTTTTCTTACGGGGAAGCAAAAAGGCAAGTTTCATAGGAAAGGACGGACAACCGTGAACGAACCGGTGTTGTTTTTATTGGTGTTGCTTGCACTCGGTTTTTTGGCGAAAAACAAATCGCTTATTGCAGCGGTTGCGGTGCTATTGGCCGTCAAATTCACTGGAATGGATCAAAAAGTGCTGCCGATCATTCAGTCCAAAGGGATCAACTGGGGAGTGACGATCATTACGATCGCCGTGCTCGCTCCCATCGCTTCTGGGGAGATCGGCTTTAAGCAGCTTGCCGGCTCTCTGCAGTCGTTGTCAGCCTGGGTGGCGCTCGCATCTGGCATTTTTGTCGCCTTGATCGCAAAAAATGGAGTAACGCTCCTTGCCAATGACCCGCATATGACCGCCGCGCTTGCATTCGGCACCATCCTCGCGGTTTCACTGTTTCATGGGGTCGCCGTCGGGCCATTGATCGGGGCGGGCATCGCCTACACCCTTATGAAAATGATGAAGCATTTTTGAGGAATGCCTATTGAAAGGATTTCTGTTTTTGTTTCTGCAAGCGCTGTTTCTTTTCATGGATGACAGCTGACAAAAGTCTGATAATTGTTTATAATAATAAACGTGAGTGAGTTTTCGGCCAAGCATTGTGCAGCTGTTGCGACGGGGCGGTTGTCGCCGGCCTCATGTAAGCACTTTCGCGCGCGCGTTTGTTTTTGCCTCCATTTCGAGCAAGCGCTCATCGGCCATCGGTCGTTATGGCCGGAACTTATGAAGAGAAGGGGAGATTGAACATGACAGCAACCCGTGGGCTAGAGGGAGTTGTGGCCACAACGTCAAGCATCAGTTCGATTATCGATGACACGTTGACGTATGTCGGTTATGACATTGACGATTTAGCCGAAAATGCTTCCTTCGAAGAAGTCGTTTATTTGCTTTGGCATCGCGAACTGCCGACGAAAGAGCAGCTTGAGGAATTAAAGAAACAGTTGGCGGAAAACGCTGAAATTCCAAATGAAATCATTGAACACTTCAAGCTGTATCCGATTGACAAGGTGCATCCGATGGCGGCTTTGCGCACCGCGGTATCGCTTCTCGGCTTGTATGACGAAGAGGCGGATGTGATGACGAAAGAGGCGAATTATCGGAAAGCCATTCGCCTGCAGGCGAAAATCCCGACGATTGTCACCGCCTTCGCCCGCGTGCGCAAAGGGTTGGAACCGGTTGCGCCGCGCAAAGATTTGAGCTTTGCCGCGAACTTCTTGTACATGCTGACCAGCAAAGAACCGGACGACATCGCAACGGAAGCGTTCAACAAGGCGCTTGTGCTGCATGCCGACCATGAGCTGAACGCATCGACGTTTACGGCGCGCGTCTGTGTAGCCACGCTGTCCGATATTTATTCCGGCATCACCGCGGCGATCGGCGCCTTGAAAGGGCCGCTTCACGGCGGGGCGAACGAAGCGGTGATGAAAATGTTGACGGAAATCGGCACGGTCGACAACGTCGAGCCATACATCCGCACCAAACTGGCCAACAAAGAAAAGATCATGGGCTTTGGCCATCGCGTTTACCGAAAAGGCGACCCGCGCGCCAAACATTTGAAAAAAATGTCGGAAAAACTGACGAAGCTCGTCGGCGAGCCGCATTGGTATGAAATGTCGACGAAGATTGAAGAAATCGTTACATCGGAAAAAGCGCTGCCGCCGAACGTTGACTTTTATTCCGCCTCGGTTTACCATTGTTTAGGAATCGATCATGATTTGTTTACGCCGATTTTTGCCGTCAGCCGCACCTCGGGATGGTTGGCCCACATCTTGGAGCAATACGACAACAACCGTCTCATCCGTCCGCGCGCTGAGTACACCGGCCCAGGCAAGCGGGCGTACGTGCCGATCGACGAGCGCGGCTGAAACAAGTAGACAAGGCGGTGAAGGCGTGCCTTCACGCCTTTTTATAAAAAACTGCATTGGGGGTTTTGCACGTGACGCAAGGAGAAAAAATTACAGTCCAAAATGGTGTGCTCAACGTTCCGAACAACCCGATCATTCCGTTCATCGAGGGGGATGGAACCGGACCAGACATTTGGGCGGCCGCTTCGCGCGTGCTCGAAGCAGCGGTGGAAAAAGCATACAAAGGCGAGAAAAAAATCGTCTGGAAGGAAGTGCTCGCTGGTGAAAAAGCGTACAAGCTGACGGGCAACTGGCTTCCGGATGAAACGCTTGAGACGATCCGCGAATACATAATCGCCATTAAAGGACCGTTGACGACGCCGGTCGGCGGCGGCATTCGCTCGCTGAACGTCGCGCTCCGCCAAGAGCTCGACCTGTTTGTCTGCCTGCGCCCGGTTCGCTACTTCCCAGGCGTTCCGTCTCCGGTGAAACGCCCGGAAGACACCGATATGGTCATTTTCCGAGAAAACACGGAAGACATCTACGCTGGCATTGAATATGCCAAAGGCACGCCGGAAGTGAAAAAAGTCATCGACTTTTTGCAAAACGAAATGGGCGTGCGCAAAATCCGCTTCCCGGAAACGTCCGGCATCGGCATTAAGCCGATTTCCGAACAAGGGACGAAACGGCTTGTGCGCGCGGCGATCAACTACGCGATCGAACACGGCCGCAAGTCGGTGACGCTCGTTCATAAAGGAAACATCATGAAATTCACCGAAGGCGCGTTTAAAAACTGGGGTTATGAATTGGCGGAGGAAGAGTTCGCCGACAAAGTGTTCACGTGGGCGCAATACGACCGAATCGTTGAAACGGAAGGCAAGGAAGCGGCGAACAAAGCGCTTGCTGATGCGGAAGCATCCGGAAAAATCATTATCAAAGATGTCATCGCGGACATCTTCCTGCAACAAATTTTGACGCGTCCGCGTGAATTTGACGTCATCGCGACGATGAACTTAAACGGCGACTACATTTCCGACGCGCTGGCTGCTCAAGTCGGCGGCATCGGCATCGCGCCGGGGGCAAACATCAACTACGAAACCGGCCACGCCATTTTCGAAGCGACGCACGGCACAGCGCCGAAATACGCAGGGCTTGACAAAGTCAACCCGTCGTCCGTCATTCTCTCGGGCGTCATGATGTTTGAGCATCTTGGCTGGAACGAAGCGGCGAAATTGATCATCAAAGCGATGGAGAAAACAATCGCCGCGAAAATCGTGACGTATGACTTCGCCCGCCTGATGGAAGGGGCGACGGAAGTGAAATGCTCCGAATTTGCTGATGCGCTCATCCGCAATATGGACTAATCTTTGAAAGAAAGGGATGGCAAACGATGGCGATGAAACG is a window of Geobacillus kaustophilus DNA encoding:
- a CDS encoding DUF441 domain-containing protein, giving the protein MNEPVLFLLVLLALGFLAKNKSLIAAVAVLLAVKFTGMDQKVLPIIQSKGINWGVTIITIAVLAPIASGEIGFKQLAGSLQSLSAWVALASGIFVALIAKNGVTLLANDPHMTAALAFGTILAVSLFHGVAVGPLIGAGIAYTLMKMMKHF
- the citZ gene encoding citrate synthase, which encodes MTATRGLEGVVATTSSISSIIDDTLTYVGYDIDDLAENASFEEVVYLLWHRELPTKEQLEELKKQLAENAEIPNEIIEHFKLYPIDKVHPMAALRTAVSLLGLYDEEADVMTKEANYRKAIRLQAKIPTIVTAFARVRKGLEPVAPRKDLSFAANFLYMLTSKEPDDIATEAFNKALVLHADHELNASTFTARVCVATLSDIYSGITAAIGALKGPLHGGANEAVMKMLTEIGTVDNVEPYIRTKLANKEKIMGFGHRVYRKGDPRAKHLKKMSEKLTKLVGEPHWYEMSTKIEEIVTSEKALPPNVDFYSASVYHCLGIDHDLFTPIFAVSRTSGWLAHILEQYDNNRLIRPRAEYTGPGKRAYVPIDERG
- the icd gene encoding NADP-dependent isocitrate dehydrogenase yields the protein MTQGEKITVQNGVLNVPNNPIIPFIEGDGTGPDIWAAASRVLEAAVEKAYKGEKKIVWKEVLAGEKAYKLTGNWLPDETLETIREYIIAIKGPLTTPVGGGIRSLNVALRQELDLFVCLRPVRYFPGVPSPVKRPEDTDMVIFRENTEDIYAGIEYAKGTPEVKKVIDFLQNEMGVRKIRFPETSGIGIKPISEQGTKRLVRAAINYAIEHGRKSVTLVHKGNIMKFTEGAFKNWGYELAEEEFADKVFTWAQYDRIVETEGKEAANKALADAEASGKIIIKDVIADIFLQQILTRPREFDVIATMNLNGDYISDALAAQVGGIGIAPGANINYETGHAIFEATHGTAPKYAGLDKVNPSSVILSGVMMFEHLGWNEAAKLIIKAMEKTIAAKIVTYDFARLMEGATEVKCSEFADALIRNMD